In Humulus lupulus chromosome 7, drHumLupu1.1, whole genome shotgun sequence, the following are encoded in one genomic region:
- the LOC133789281 gene encoding small ribosomal subunit protein uS7-like, which produces MAEAIVQEQHEVKLFNRWSFEDVQVSDISLADYVGVVPAKHATYVPHTAGRYSVKRFRKAQCPIVERLTNSLMMHGRNNGKKILAVRIIKHAMEIIHLLTDLNPIQVIVDAVVNSGPREDATRIGSAGVVRRQAVDISPLRRVNQAIYLLTTGARESAFRNVKTIAECLADELINAAKGSSNSYAIKKKDEIERVAKANR; this is translated from the exons ATGGCGGAAGCTATCGTTCAGGAACAACACGAAGTGAAGCTCTTCAATCGATGGAGCTTTGAGGACGTTCAG GTGAGTGACATTTCACTTGCGGATTATGTCGGGGTTGTACCGGCTAAACATGCCACTTATGTTCCCCACACTGCTGGGAGATACTCAGTGAAAAGGTTCAGGAAGGCCCAGTGCCCAATTGTGGAGAGGCTTACCAACTCTCTCATGATGCACGGCCGCAACAACGGAAAGAAGATTCTCGCTGTTAGAATCATCAAACACGCCATGGAAATCATCCATTTGCTAACTGACTTGAACCCAATTCAAGTTATAGTTGATGCTGTGGTTAACAG TGGACCTAGGGAAGATGCCACTCGAATTGGATCTGCTGGTGTTGTCAGGCGTCAAGCTGTTGATATCTCCCCTCTCCGTCGTGTTAACCAGGCTATCTATCTCCTCACCACCGGAGCTCGTGAGTCTGCCTTCAGAAATGTCAAGACAATTGCAGAATGCTTGGCTGACGAGCTCATTAACGCTGCAAAGGGTTCGTCCAACAG CTATGCCATCAAAaagaaggatgagatcgaaagaGTTGCCAAGGCTAACCGTTGA
- the LOC133792662 gene encoding zeatin O-glucosyltransferase-like — protein sequence MGVRPVVVAVVPFPAQSHLNQLLQLSHVLSSHDIPVHYLGSTLHNSQVKSRASIPLNHFQTPQFPSPNSVSKTKFPQHGLSTLKAISCLRQPIFSLLYSLSHTATRLVVVYDTFMASLVQDVISLPNAEAYCFNSASAFSCFAFGLMSDITKSGSLFNTYRAIEGSFLDEIESNKKIFGRKKMGVLYISFGTTTTLSDEEIKELAWEFRDADKADVFCKEEWKRHDQLPNGFEERIRSMGVGMVLRNWVPQVKILEHSSTGGFMSHCGWNSCMESLTMGVPMAAWPMHSDQPMNVVLITEVLKAGVAVMEWKQRDELVTSSMIAMAARKLMASKEGEEIRVRVEELSKAVERSLNEGGDNCLEWDSFVAHITRESTSAKTSKKYNIRLKLIRALVNFSMPLVFGMNFFIGKKNTSVCSFLLLCPFFSCFISNKSPVQSKLSEPVFCWWSCLFYFKPYR from the exons ATGGGTGTACG GCCAGTTGTGGTAGCAGTGGTTCCATTCCCAGCTCAAAGCCATCTCAACCAGCTCCTACAACTCTCCCATGTCCTTTCTTCACATGACATCCCAGTCCACTACTTAGGCTCCACTCTCCACAATTCCCAGGTCAAGTCTCGAGCCTCAATCCCTCTTAACCACTTCCAAACTCCTCAATTTCCTTCTCCAAATTCAGTCTCCAAAACCAAATTTCCCCAACATGGACTTTCCACTCTGAAAGCCATCAGCTGCCTCCGCCAGCCAATATTCTCACTTCTCTACTCGCTCTCTCACACCGCCACGCGACTCGTAGTTGTCTACGACACTTTCATGGCTTCCCTAGTACAAGATGTCATTTCTCTACCAAATGCAGAAGCTTACTGTTTCAATTCTGCTTCTGCATTTTCTTGCTTTGCCTTT GGTTTGATGTCAGATATTACCAAGTCAGGAAGTCTTTTCAACACTTACAGAGCTATCGAAGGCTCTTTCCTTGATGAGATCGAGTCAAACAAAAAGATTTTTGGGAGAAAGAAGATGGG TGTGTTGTACATCTCTTTTGGAACCACAACTACTTTGTCTGATGAAGAGATCAAAGAGCTTGCTTGGGAATTTAGAGATGCAGACAAGGCAGATGTTTTTTGCAAGGAAGAATGGAAGAGACATGATCAACTTCCAAATGGATTTGAGGAAAGAATAAGAAGCATGGGAGTGGGAATGGTCTTGAGGAATTGGGTGCCTCAAGTGAAGATTTTGGAACACTCATCAACTGGTGGGTTTATGAGTCATTGTGGGTGGAACTCTTGCATGGAGAGCTTAACCATGGGAGTGCCTATGGCAGCTTGGCCAATGCACTCAGATCAACCTATGAATGTTGTGTTAATCACTGAGGTACTCAAAGCAGGTGTGGCTGTAATGGAGTGGAAGCAAAGAGATGAGTTGGTGACATCATCGATGATCGCCATGGCTGCGAGGAAACTAATGGCTTCGAAAGAAGGGGAAGAGATCAGAGTGAGAGTTGAAGAGTTGAGTAAAGCAGTAGAAAGATCTCTCAATGAAGGAGGAGACAATTGTTTAGAGTGGGACTCTTTTGTTGCTCATATCACTAGAGAGAGCACTTCAGCAAAGACTAGCAAGAAATACAACATTCGCTTGAAGTTGATTAGAGCACTCGTAAATTTCTCTATGCCTTTGGTTTTTGGCATGAACTTTTTCATTGGGAAGAAAAACACAAGTGTTTGttcttttcttctcctttgtCCTTTCTTTTCTTGTTTTATTTCCAACAAAAGTCCAGTCCAATCCAAATTGAGTGAACCTGTCTTTTGTTGGTGGAGTTGTTTGTTTTactttaagccttaccggtag
- the LOC133789283 gene encoding probable ribosome biogenesis protein RLP24 codes for MRLEKCWFCSSTVYPGHGIQYVRNDAKIFRFCRSKCHKNFKMKRNPRKVKWTKSYRALRGKDMTQDSTFEFERKRNRPERYDRNVFNNTLNAMKKIHKVRAEREVKHISKRMRGKKQKELQEAQKELEQSIYMVKAPSVLKEDQSLTLPVDTKLKVKVSGKQAAAQQMEE; via the exons ATGAGGTTGGAGAAGTGTTGGTTCTGTTCTTCCACTGTATATCCAGGGCACGGTATTCAGTATGTTCGCAACGACGCAAAG ATTTTCCGCTTTTGTAGGTCGAAATGCCACAAAAATTTCAAAATGAAGAGGAATCCTCGTAAAGTAAAGTGGACTAAATCCTATAGGGCGCTACGTGGAAAGGATATGACACAG GACTCAACCTTTGAGTTCGAAAGGAAGCGAAATAGGCCAGAGAGATACGATAGGAATGTATTTAACAACACCTTGAATGCTATGAAGAAAATTCACAAGGTTAGAGCCGAAAGGGAGGTTAAACACATCTCCAAAAG GATGCGAGGGAAGAAACAAAAGGAACTGCAGGAGGCACAGAAGGAACTGGAGCAAAGCATCTACATGGTCAAGGCCCCATCTGTGCTCAAAGAAGACCAATCTCTCACCCTGCCCGTCGATACCAAGCTCAAAGTCAAGGTCAGCGGAAAACAAGCAGCGGCTCAACAAATGGAAGAATAA
- the LOC133789284 gene encoding THO complex subunit 3 — MEESVPWKTLQSREYQGHKKKVHSVAWNCTGTKLASGSVDQTARVWHIEPHGHGKAKDIELKGHTDSVDQLCWDPKHADLIATASGDKTVRLWDARSGKCSQQAELSGENINITYKPDGTHIAVGNRDDELTILDVRKFKPIHKRKFNYEVNEIAWNMKGDMFFLTTGNGTVEVLSYPSLRPLDTLMAHTAGCYCIAIDPTGRFFAVGSADSLVSLWDISEMLCVRTFTKLEWPVRTISFNHTGEYIASASEDLFIDISNAQTGKTVHQIPCRAAMNSVEWNPKYNLLAYAGDDKNKYQADEGVFRIFGFESAA; from the exons ATGGAGGAGTCAGTTCCATGGAAGACTCTGCAGAGCAGAGAGTACCAAGGTCACAAGAAGAAG gTCCATTCGGTGGCTTGGAACTGCACCGGCACTAAGCTCGCCTCCGGCTCCGTCGATCAAACTGCTAGGGTTTGGCATATCGAGCCCCATGGCCAT GGTAAGGCTAAAGATATTGAGCTAAAGGGGCACACTGATAGTGTGGATCAgctatgttgggatcccaaacatGCTGATTTAATTGCAACTGCATCAGGAGATAAGACTGTCCGTCTATGGGATGCTCGTA GTGGGAAATGCTCGCAACAGGCAGAACTTAGTGGGGAGAACATTAACATCACCTACAAACCTGATGGCACACACATAGCTGTTGGCAATAGG GATGATGAACTAACAATTTTGGATGTTAGAAAGTTTAAGCCAATTCATAAGCGCAAGTTTAATTATGAG GTAAATGAGATAGCTTGGAACATGAAGGGTGATATGTTTTTTCTGACTACTGGAAATG GTACTGTCGAAGTTCTATCATACCCATCTCTTCGACCACTTGACACTCTTATGGCCCATACAGCTGGTTGCTATTGCATTGCAATTGACCCAACTGGAAG GTTTTTTGCGGTTGGAAGTGCTGATTCTTTAGTCAGCCTGTGGGATATCTCAGAGATGCTTTGTGTGAGAACATTTACAAAACTCGA ATGGCCTGTAAGGACAATAAGCTTCAACCATACCGGTGAATATATTGCTTCAGCTAGCGAGGACTTGTTCATTGATATA TCAAATGCGCAAACTGGAAAAACAGTGCATCAAATTCCATGTCGGGCGGCCATGAATAGTGTTGAGTGGAATCCCAAGTACAATTTACTTGCATATGCTGGAGATGACAAGAACAAATATCAGGCTGATGAAG GTGTTTTTCGAATATTTGGCTTTGAAAGTGCTGCCTGA